The proteins below come from a single Candidatus Gracilibacteria bacterium genomic window:
- a CDS encoding bifunctional nuclease family protein — MPKKIKKTQKIENKIKVQKMKKQPKVKNEIFGQEEFNLVRLLALLEEPFMKSPVVVLHDPIQNKVLPIWVGEPESRAIAMAYQGVELSRPLTHDLLAHTLSALGGKVWTVYITGLEAGTYFAEIEIKVRGKKNMLVMDSRPSDAIALALLMGAPIYVSQSIMDRAGQNNPFPEGMNPVESLEKEGKERRFKQEKAQKSFSEDELEKIHELLDQARTREFGEEEEGGKKHNQGSIYKYFLIPFYFMKKILIFVVFCLFFLWGCNVEKQEIPQIDFDYYVDALVEKEYQNYLTKDWNDFISKEEFLTKISLEWDPENYYGRLGFLYAENDIVFAFFLREKNIPIIVMDDRVCGPVCHQTFTFSTYEDGVWTDVSEIFPFLSDAMEKAKTQELQVYLEAAEEDSDVNFLYDLPQKGTTIQMVNQYDSFHDREPHPVYEFDWDWVKGVFTARELPLE; from the coding sequence ATGCCTAAAAAAATTAAAAAAACTCAGAAGATTGAAAATAAAATTAAGGTTCAAAAGATGAAAAAACAACCTAAGGTGAAAAATGAAATTTTCGGACAGGAGGAATTTAATTTGGTACGATTGTTGGCGTTGTTGGAAGAGCCATTCATGAAGAGTCCGGTGGTGGTGTTGCACGACCCGATTCAGAATAAAGTATTGCCGATTTGGGTGGGGGAGCCGGAGTCCAGGGCCATCGCCATGGCGTATCAAGGGGTGGAATTGTCGCGACCGCTCACACATGATTTGTTGGCGCACACGCTTTCCGCGTTGGGGGGCAAGGTGTGGACCGTGTATATCACCGGGTTGGAAGCGGGGACTTATTTTGCGGAAATTGAAATTAAAGTGCGTGGGAAAAAGAATATGTTGGTTATGGATTCGAGACCGAGTGATGCGATTGCGCTTGCGCTTTTGATGGGAGCGCCGATTTATGTGTCGCAGTCCATTATGGATCGCGCAGGTCAAAACAATCCGTTTCCGGAGGGGATGAATCCGGTGGAATCGTTGGAAAAAGAGGGAAAAGAACGTCGTTTTAAACAAGAAAAAGCCCAGAAATCATTTAGTGAAGACGAACTGGAAAAAATTCATGAATTATTGGATCAGGCGCGGACGAGGGAGTTTGGTGAGGAAGAAGAAGGAGGAAAGAAACACAATCAATGATCAATTTATAAATATTTTCTTATCCCTTTTTATTTTATGAAAAAAATATTGATTTTTGTTGTTTTTTGTTTGTTTTTTTTGTGGGGTTGTAATGTAGAGAAACAAGAAATCCCTCAAATTGATTTTGATTATTATGTGGATGCTTTAGTGGAAAAAGAATATCAAAATTATTTGACCAAGGATTGGAATGATTTTATTTCCAAAGAAGAATTTTTAACAAAAATTTCTCTGGAATGGGATCCGGAAAATTATTATGGAAGATTGGGCTTTTTGTATGCGGAAAATGATATTGTTTTTGCGTTTTTTTTAAGAGAAAAAAACATCCCGATTATTGTCATGGATGATCGAGTGTGTGGGCCTGTGTGTCATCAGACTTTCACATTTTCGACGTATGAAGATGGAGTTTGGACCGATGTTTCCGAGATTTTTCCTTTTTTATCTGATGCGATGGAAAAAGCGAAAACTCAAGAATTGCAGGTTTATCTTGAAGCCGCAGAAGAGGATTCTGACGTGAATTTTCTTTACGATTTGCCTCAAAAAGGGACAACGATTCAAATGGTCAACCAATATGATTCTTTCCATGACCGAGAACCTCATCCTGTTTACGAATTTGATTGGGATTGGGTGAAAGGTGTTTTTACCGCTCGTGAACTCCCATTGGAATAA
- a CDS encoding leucyl aminopeptidase family protein has translation MKIEIASRITKTDLLVLPFFAGEKPSTAQKSELESYAYPDFEAKPNEALLLYQKNKLAPRVLLIGLGEPEKALQDTWRQAGGTATKSIKKNIHSITLLPPKEDLYRLSAFIEGFLLGHYRYEDFLRDEKRRLPVIETLTIIIEDKKITQLLQEKIREIQVVIDAVKSVRDMVNSPSNVMNPGIFEHLGKLTAKNGFKIGCKILDEKKLKKLGMWCLYGVGQGAKERPRMIVLEYKYKPKNKRPIVLVGKGICFDSGGINLKTQMLEDMKLDMAGAATVLGIFKILGALRPELHVIGLMPLAENMPSGEAIKSGDILTAFNGITIEVVNTDAEGRLILADALSYGIKTYDPETIIDIATLTGAAITAFGYGITPFLTNSPALKEKIETAAQTTDEKMWELPLEKTYRKNLESPIADLLNSNPKAGASTIQGGLFLENFVGEKPWAHFDIAATAYIPEAKPYIPKGATGKHVRTLWELLKHYGD, from the coding sequence ATGAAAATCGAAATCGCCTCCCGCATCACAAAAACCGACTTACTCGTCTTGCCTTTTTTTGCAGGAGAAAAGCCATCAACAGCCCAAAAAAGCGAACTGGAATCCTATGCGTATCCGGATTTTGAAGCCAAGCCCAACGAAGCCCTTCTTCTCTATCAAAAAAATAAACTCGCCCCTCGTGTTTTGCTCATCGGCTTGGGAGAACCCGAAAAAGCACTTCAAGACACGTGGCGTCAAGCCGGAGGAACCGCAACCAAATCCATCAAAAAAAACATCCATTCCATCACCCTACTCCCGCCCAAAGAAGATCTGTATCGACTCTCGGCTTTCATCGAAGGATTTTTACTCGGCCATTATCGCTATGAAGATTTTTTACGCGATGAAAAACGCCGCCTTCCGGTCATCGAAACTCTCACGATCATTATTGAAGACAAAAAAATCACACAATTGCTCCAAGAAAAAATTCGCGAAATTCAAGTTGTCATTGATGCGGTGAAAAGTGTCCGAGACATGGTGAACAGCCCCAGCAATGTTATGAACCCCGGCATTTTCGAGCATCTGGGAAAACTCACGGCCAAAAATGGATTCAAAATCGGATGTAAAATTTTAGATGAAAAAAAACTCAAAAAACTCGGCATGTGGTGCTTATACGGTGTGGGACAAGGCGCCAAAGAACGACCGCGCATGATCGTCCTTGAATACAAATACAAGCCAAAAAATAAACGCCCCATCGTATTGGTGGGCAAGGGCATTTGTTTTGATTCCGGAGGCATCAATTTAAAAACGCAAATGCTCGAAGACATGAAACTCGACATGGCCGGCGCCGCCACAGTGCTTGGAATTTTTAAAATCCTGGGAGCACTCCGTCCCGAATTGCACGTGATCGGCCTCATGCCACTGGCGGAAAATATGCCGAGCGGAGAAGCCATCAAATCCGGCGATATTTTGACAGCCTTCAACGGCATCACGATTGAAGTCGTAAACACGGATGCCGAGGGCCGACTCATTCTCGCCGACGCCTTAAGCTACGGAATAAAAACCTACGATCCCGAAACCATCATCGATATCGCGACCCTCACCGGAGCCGCCATCACGGCCTTTGGCTATGGAATCACACCCTTTCTCACCAACTCCCCTGCTTTAAAAGAAAAAATCGAAACCGCGGCCCAAACCACGGATGAAAAAATGTGGGAATTACCCCTTGAAAAAACCTATCGAAAAAATCTCGAATCTCCAATTGCCGATCTTCTCAACAGTAATCCGAAAGCCGGAGCTTCCACCATTCAAGGCGGACTATTCCTTGAAAATTTCGTCGGAGAAAAACCATGGGCCCATTTCGACATCGCAGCCACGGCCTACATCCCCGAAGCTAAACCCTATATCCCAAAAGGCGCCACCGGAAAACACGTACGAACCTTATGGGAACTCTTGAAACATTACGGAGATTAG
- a CDS encoding MFS transporter has protein sequence MKFLTRTIWILSLVSLFTDTASEMLYPIMPIYLKSIGFSIVLIGILEGVAEATAGLSKGYFGKLSDSSGKRAPFVQIGYALSALSKPIMAFFTYPLWIFFARTTDRLGKGIRTGARDAILSDEATPQTKGKIFGFHRAMDTFGAALGPSLALLYLYFFPGHYIALFYIAFIPGVLAVLTSFLLKDKKRLNSTSVEKKHVSLLSFLNYWKTSPQLYRKVVLGLLVFTLFNSSDVFLLLKAKEAGLDDTAIIGIYIFYNLVYALASFPIGVIADKIGLKKTLIFGLSMFAIVYFGMSMNLTVYTLLGLFFLYGIYAAATEGISKAWISNITNKSDTATAIGTYTGFQSICTMLASSLAGLIWYQFSPGATFLVTGTATVFVILYFLFFVKIKKTQLKK, from the coding sequence ATGAAATTCCTCACCCGCACCATTTGGATCCTATCACTGGTCAGTCTGTTCACGGACACGGCCAGTGAAATGCTATACCCCATCATGCCGATTTATTTGAAAAGCATAGGCTTTTCAATTGTACTCATCGGGATTTTGGAAGGCGTGGCCGAAGCCACCGCAGGACTGAGCAAAGGCTATTTTGGAAAACTCTCGGATTCTTCCGGAAAACGGGCCCCCTTTGTGCAAATCGGATACGCACTCAGCGCCCTGTCAAAACCCATCATGGCTTTTTTTACATACCCACTGTGGATCTTTTTCGCACGAACCACGGACCGCTTGGGAAAAGGAATTCGCACCGGAGCGCGCGACGCCATTCTTTCGGACGAAGCCACGCCACAAACCAAAGGAAAAATATTCGGCTTTCATCGCGCCATGGACACGTTCGGCGCAGCCTTAGGCCCCTCGTTGGCCTTGCTCTACCTCTACTTTTTCCCAGGACACTATATCGCCTTATTTTACATCGCCTTCATCCCGGGGGTACTGGCCGTTTTAACTTCCTTTCTACTCAAAGACAAAAAACGCCTCAACTCCACGTCCGTCGAAAAAAAACACGTCTCTCTTCTTTCCTTTTTAAACTATTGGAAAACCAGCCCGCAACTTTATCGTAAAGTGGTGCTCGGACTTTTGGTCTTCACCCTTTTCAACAGCTCGGACGTTTTCTTATTATTGAAAGCAAAAGAAGCCGGACTGGATGACACGGCAATCATTGGAATCTATATTTTCTATAATCTTGTTTACGCATTGGCCTCCTTCCCCATCGGGGTTATCGCCGACAAAATCGGCCTGAAAAAAACACTCATTTTCGGACTCTCCATGTTCGCCATTGTTTATTTTGGCATGAGCATGAATCTCACGGTTTACACTTTACTGGGCCTCTTTTTCCTCTACGGAATTTACGCCGCAGCCACGGAAGGTATTTCAAAAGCATGGATCAGTAACATCACGAATAAATCCGACACCGCAACCGCCATCGGCACCTACACCGGATTCCAAAGCATTTGCACCATGCTCGCGAGCTCTTTGGCCGGATTGATTTGGTATCAATTCAGTCCCGGCGCAACATTTCTCGTCACCGGAACCGCAACGGTTTTCGTGATTTTATATTTCCTATTTTTCGTTAAAATAAAAAAAACACAGCTTAAAAAATAA
- a CDS encoding M14 family zinc carboxypeptidase, with amino-acid sequence MLTKWKRKLGYLKRGLLGFFQNNFIKTPSIPKEIKSFTIGNSVQGQPILCFQIGNGPRKFLYTAGIHGNEIGTVKLMHHFINWAHKNHALLSNFTLFIIPCINPDGYNLARRHPDYFKGGLIGRFNANQVDLNRNFDTPDFKQKSEWSFGKDYAEKADVYCGEYGGSEPEVKMLTEFIKNEKIQTLFIFHNAGKDVMGNSLPQAQKLAKQYAEKTGFQFIKKGHWKKLQQTGTAVEWCDLNHVAYVEIEGSSRWGSDWKKQKKAIQATLFTKNL; translated from the coding sequence ATGCTCACAAAATGGAAACGCAAACTGGGATACCTAAAAAGAGGACTTCTTGGATTTTTCCAAAATAATTTTATTAAAACGCCTTCAATTCCAAAAGAAATAAAATCTTTCACGATCGGAAACTCCGTTCAAGGCCAGCCCATCCTTTGTTTTCAAATTGGAAACGGGCCTCGCAAATTTTTGTACACCGCAGGAATTCACGGAAACGAAATCGGAACGGTAAAACTCATGCATCATTTTATAAATTGGGCCCATAAAAATCATGCGCTTTTAAGCAATTTTACTCTTTTTATCATCCCCTGCATAAACCCGGACGGTTATAATCTGGCCCGCCGTCATCCGGACTATTTTAAAGGAGGGCTCATCGGGAGATTCAATGCCAACCAAGTGGATCTCAATCGCAATTTTGACACTCCCGATTTCAAACAAAAATCCGAGTGGTCCTTTGGAAAAGATTATGCTGAAAAAGCAGACGTCTATTGTGGCGAATACGGAGGCTCCGAACCCGAGGTAAAAATGCTAACCGAATTTATAAAAAATGAGAAAATCCAAACATTATTCATATTTCACAATGCGGGCAAAGATGTGATGGGAAACTCCCTCCCCCAAGCGCAAAAACTGGCAAAACAATACGCTGAAAAAACAGGCTTTCAATTCATAAAAAAAGGTCATTGGAAAAAGTTACAACAAACCGGCACTGCCGTAGAATGGTGCGACCTCAATCATGTCGCCTACGTTGAAATTGAAGGTTCTTCAAGATGGGGCTCTGACTGGAAAAAACAAAAAAAAGCTATTCAAGCGACCCTATTTACAAAAAACTTATAA
- a CDS encoding bifunctional oligoribonuclease/PAP phosphatase NrnA → MNNDSTQFPFSPEQLQEVKNLLQSAQRIVIISHRGPDGDTLGANLALKHALKQWGKEAISACVDAPPEYSFMLDGIFEFVNDFDLTQTDLVIAVDCGAHYLMKFHETKPGLLGGKIPLINIDHHPSNDRFGTHNLVDADAAACSLILYDLLLEWGFTITRDMATALLMGLYYDTGSFMHSNTTPKIMETAAQLLNRGADMKRIVKALFHTNPIPQLHLWGRVLSRTRISEKRAVVSAATKKDYTECQADPDHLSGVIDYLNSVPESRFSVLLSEDQKGNVKGSFRTQSDDVDVSELAALFGGGGHKKAAGFTIKGHLQPETVWKIVE, encoded by the coding sequence ATGAATAACGACTCCACTCAATTCCCATTTTCCCCCGAGCAATTACAGGAAGTCAAAAACCTGTTGCAATCCGCCCAACGCATCGTGATCATTTCACACCGCGGTCCGGACGGCGACACGCTCGGCGCCAACCTCGCGCTCAAACACGCGCTCAAACAATGGGGAAAAGAGGCGATCTCCGCGTGCGTGGACGCCCCCCCCGAATATTCCTTCATGCTGGATGGCATTTTTGAATTTGTGAATGATTTTGATCTCACTCAAACGGACCTTGTGATTGCGGTGGATTGCGGTGCGCATTATTTAATGAAATTTCACGAAACCAAACCCGGATTATTAGGAGGAAAAATTCCCCTAATCAACATCGACCACCACCCTTCGAACGATCGTTTCGGAACGCACAATTTAGTGGATGCGGACGCCGCAGCCTGTTCGTTGATTTTATACGATTTACTCCTCGAATGGGGCTTCACCATCACCCGCGACATGGCCACCGCGCTCCTCATGGGATTGTATTACGACACCGGCAGTTTCATGCACTCCAACACCACGCCAAAAATCATGGAAACCGCAGCCCAATTACTAAACCGCGGAGCCGACATGAAGCGCATCGTAAAAGCTTTATTCCACACCAACCCAATCCCCCAATTGCATTTGTGGGGACGCGTCTTGAGCCGCACCCGCATCAGTGAAAAACGCGCCGTGGTCTCGGCCGCAACCAAAAAAGATTACACCGAATGCCAAGCCGATCCCGATCATCTTTCCGGCGTGATCGATTACTTAAATTCCGTTCCGGAAAGCCGTTTTTCCGTGCTGTTGAGTGAAGACCAAAAAGGCAATGTCAAAGGCTCCTTCCGCACCCAATCCGACGACGTAGACGTGAGTGAACTCGCCGCCCTATTCGGCGGAGGCGGTCACAAAAAAGCCGCGGGGTTCACCATCAAAGGACACCTCCAGCCCGAAACCGTGTGGAAAATTGTGGAATAA
- a CDS encoding FAD-dependent oxidoreductase — protein MLDLLIIGSGVSGMAAAVYAGRFELKTLIVGEIPGGTITKTHLVENYPGFKSLSGFELAMNLQAHVENIGVPIEQDTIAQLTRDNAGIFHAITANGKTYDAKAVLLATGTHHRTLDIPGEKRLKNKGVSYCATCDGPLYRNKIMVCVGGSDSAIKESLLLSKFGTKVYIVYRGEKVRAEPINQKRLSEATNIEIITKANLTEIMGGDRVEKIKLDTGAEIICDAVFIEIGRLPLTDLAKSLNVSLNEKNEVVINKASETNIPGFFSAGDCTNTEWKQAIVGVSEGCMAAYSAYQYCSKKV, from the coding sequence ATGCTCGACCTTCTCATCATTGGCAGCGGCGTTTCCGGAATGGCGGCCGCGGTTTATGCCGGACGTTTTGAACTCAAAACTCTCATCGTGGGAGAAATCCCCGGAGGCACGATCACGAAAACTCATCTGGTCGAAAACTACCCGGGCTTTAAAAGCCTGAGCGGATTCGAACTCGCAATGAATCTCCAAGCACACGTGGAAAACATTGGCGTGCCCATTGAACAAGACACGATAGCCCAACTCACCCGAGACAACGCAGGAATTTTTCACGCAATCACCGCAAATGGAAAAACTTACGATGCCAAAGCCGTCCTCTTGGCCACCGGCACCCACCACCGCACACTCGATATCCCGGGAGAAAAACGCCTCAAAAATAAAGGGGTTTCGTACTGTGCCACTTGCGACGGCCCGCTCTATCGAAATAAAATCATGGTCTGCGTCGGAGGCAGTGATTCCGCGATCAAAGAATCTTTGCTCCTCTCCAAATTCGGCACCAAAGTCTACATCGTGTACCGCGGCGAAAAAGTGCGCGCCGAACCCATCAACCAAAAACGCCTGAGCGAAGCGACCAATATTGAAATCATCACTAAAGCCAATCTCACGGAAATCATGGGCGGCGACCGCGTTGAAAAAATCAAACTCGATACCGGGGCTGAAATCATTTGCGACGCGGTGTTCATTGAAATCGGAAGACTCCCCCTCACCGACTTGGCCAAATCGCTCAATGTCTCGCTCAACGAAAAAAACGAAGTGGTCATCAACAAAGCGTCTGAAACCAATATCCCGGGATTTTTCTCTGCCGGCGATTGCACCAACACAGAATGGAAACAAGCCATTGTTGGCGTGAGCGAGGGTTGTATGGCCGCCTACTCCGCGTACCAATATTGTTCAAAGAAAGTATAG
- a CDS encoding cob(I)yrinic acid a,c-diamide adenosyltransferase: MLLCYTGNGKGKTTAALGAALRAHGQGLLVCVIQFMKNADTGELHALHQFPGIEIFQSGKGFYKIPNDHATETAHKTAATHALALADEKITTHTCDLLILDEINIATHLKLLDPKTVISVLKKAPPTLHVILTGRNAPQAFLDRADLVTEMKELKHPFQKGIQAVKGLDF; encoded by the coding sequence ATGCTCCTCTGCTACACCGGCAATGGGAAAGGAAAAACCACGGCCGCCTTGGGCGCCGCACTTCGTGCACACGGACAAGGACTCCTTGTATGCGTGATCCAATTCATGAAAAACGCGGACACGGGCGAACTCCATGCCTTGCACCAATTCCCCGGAATTGAAATTTTTCAAAGTGGAAAAGGGTTTTATAAAATCCCAAACGATCATGCCACGGAGACAGCTCATAAAACCGCCGCGACCCACGCCCTTGCCTTAGCCGACGAAAAAATTACAACCCACACATGCGATCTCCTTATTTTGGATGAAATCAATATTGCCACGCATTTAAAACTTCTCGACCCAAAAACCGTAATAAGCGTGCTCAAAAAAGCGCCCCCAACCCTTCACGTCATCCTCACCGGCCGCAACGCGCCCCAAGCTTTTCTCGACCGCGCCGACCTCGTCACTGAGATGAAAGAGCTCAAACATCCGTTCCAAAAAGGAATCCAAGCAGTGAAAGGCCTCGATTTTTAA